Proteins encoded in a region of the Campylobacter sp. MIT 99-7217 genome:
- a CDS encoding acyl-CoA thioesterase, whose translation MQCPQVKTIAMACDADSYGIMKTGWILSQLDLAAGIAVKEFTQKRSVTVSFDEICFHKPILVGDLILCYANIAKTGRTSISIDLKIDIKRLQKEGFILHEKLVSAKSVFVSLDENGKKIVLENLSL comes from the coding sequence ATGCAGTGTCCTCAAGTTAAAACGATAGCTATGGCTTGCGATGCTGATTCTTACGGGATTATGAAAACGGGCTGGATACTTTCTCAACTTGATCTAGCAGCAGGTATAGCCGTAAAAGAATTCACGCAAAAAAGAAGTGTAACCGTGTCCTTTGATGAAATTTGTTTTCATAAGCCTATATTAGTTGGGGATCTAATACTTTGCTATGCCAATATAGCCAAAACAGGAAGAACATCAATCAGCATTGATTTGAAAATTGACATCAAGAGACTACAAAAAGAAGGTTTTATTTTGCATGAAAAATTAGTTAGTGCAAAATCAGTCTTCGTGAGCCTTGATGAAAATGGCAAAAAGATAGTTTTGGAAAATTTAAGCCTTTAA
- a CDS encoding acyl-CoA thioesterase: MKDMGEAKLKIVAMPSDTNPAGNIFGGWIMSQVDLAASIAARELAPERAVTVSMDKVVFKEPVYVGDIVCCYAKIIAVGNTSMTIRVEVIADRVNKEGFTLCVPVTSATVTFVSVTKDGKKKAIDPELKKIHGFI; encoded by the coding sequence ATAAAAGATATGGGTGAAGCAAAACTTAAAATAGTCGCTATGCCAAGTGATACAAATCCTGCAGGCAATATCTTTGGAGGTTGGATCATGTCTCAGGTGGATTTAGCTGCAAGCATCGCAGCTAGGGAACTTGCACCTGAAAGAGCTGTAACCGTGAGTATGGATAAGGTTGTTTTTAAAGAACCTGTTTATGTTGGCGATATCGTATGCTGTTATGCTAAAATCATAGCCGTTGGCAATACCTCAATGACGATAAGAGTAGAGGTTATAGCTGATCGTGTCAACAAAGAAGGCTTTACGCTTTGTGTCCCTGTAACCTCAGCTACAGTAACTTTTGTAAGTGTTACGAAAGATGGAAAGAAAAAGGCTATTGATCCTGAGCTTAAAAAAATTCACGGATTTATTTAA
- the ciaB gene encoding invasion protein CiaB, producing MNNFKELAKLVKKRKEKINALYESSLKTQNLSGELLEALHLCELKPSKTLILAILRRFVDMKEENLVEEFKKNHFSKEKIISLKHQIYDLVCKFYTKEHEALIAQIQDEKLVDDFYLALIQGVHEIGLVMNDFQKVWTKQIIETNNEILATQFQSLDEALAFLKKQNLYQKDRNNEPCERCYAALVRIGQMWKISPYAQIFENEILRLEYAFDVMIQRLQNLAKQEDEYAYITYLEKLKLAFCQKDNDEVIRSWQEAELAWMSVRSPLQIGHPLEYYEDNYTHAVALEWDIRLADESDFDAKEFNTQIKESFNKLYNNTNLQDENLQTEVMSNLEKTQLYICMPMIYYGAEMNGLFSAQVVPNDEFVSSKAGKKIFAFLNFVYENAKTKPFMKISSQVFDKEFLDYGREILFYKEEIWKKVYEVSTIGHEFGHIFFIAKDSEKKMNESGVFKNIEEFKATSGGLMNFFFHEKEELKMPVFHELIKRAVGLIAWQRVEEVKPYYTEGLIHLSILFRSGVLEFEGNQLKVDFSLRSYENFKEEMIRVYIKLAKCYMKRLDAWEFLKHFCKFEDQIFLPLDEKCEKFVKYYYDLHEQMGNEIDESGEFEKYKAKIA from the coding sequence ATGAATAATTTTAAAGAACTTGCCAAGCTTGTCAAAAAACGCAAAGAAAAGATTAATGCTTTATATGAAAGTAGCCTAAAAACACAAAATTTAAGCGGAGAACTCCTCGAAGCTCTTCATCTTTGCGAGTTAAAACCCAGCAAAACTTTAATTTTAGCTATTTTACGCCGTTTTGTGGATATGAAAGAAGAAAATTTAGTGGAAGAATTTAAAAAAAATCATTTCTCAAAAGAAAAAATTATAAGTTTAAAGCACCAAATTTATGATCTTGTGTGCAAGTTTTATACTAAAGAACATGAGGCTTTGATCGCCCAAATACAAGATGAAAAGCTTGTTGATGATTTTTATCTTGCTTTGATACAAGGAGTGCATGAAATAGGGCTTGTGATGAATGATTTTCAAAAGGTTTGGACAAAACAGATCATCGAAACTAATAATGAAATTCTAGCAACCCAATTTCAAAGTCTTGATGAGGCTTTAGCTTTTTTGAAAAAGCAAAATTTATATCAAAAGGATAGAAACAACGAGCCTTGCGAAAGATGTTATGCAGCCTTAGTTAGGATAGGGCAGATGTGGAAAATTTCTCCTTATGCACAAATTTTTGAAAACGAAATTCTGCGTTTAGAATACGCTTTTGATGTGATGATACAAAGGCTTCAAAATTTAGCAAAGCAAGAAGATGAATACGCTTATATAACCTATCTTGAAAAATTAAAACTTGCTTTTTGTCAAAAGGATAATGATGAAGTGATACGATCTTGGCAAGAAGCTGAACTTGCTTGGATGAGCGTAAGATCGCCTTTGCAAATCGGACACCCTTTGGAGTATTATGAGGATAATTATACGCATGCAGTCGCTCTTGAATGGGACATTAGACTTGCTGATGAGAGTGATTTTGATGCTAAAGAATTTAACACACAAATCAAAGAAAGCTTTAACAAGCTTTATAACAATACAAATTTACAAGATGAAAATTTACAAACTGAGGTCATGTCAAACCTTGAAAAAACACAGCTTTATATCTGCATGCCTATGATTTATTATGGTGCTGAAATGAATGGACTTTTTTCAGCTCAGGTTGTCCCAAATGATGAATTTGTAAGTTCTAAGGCGGGTAAGAAAATTTTTGCATTTTTAAATTTTGTATATGAAAATGCAAAAACTAAGCCCTTTATGAAAATTTCAAGTCAGGTTTTTGATAAGGAATTTTTGGACTATGGGAGGGAAATTTTATTTTATAAAGAAGAAATTTGGAAAAAGGTTTATGAAGTTTCAACCATAGGTCATGAGTTTGGGCATATCTTTTTTATAGCTAAGGATAGTGAAAAAAAGATGAATGAAAGCGGAGTTTTTAAAAACATAGAAGAATTTAAGGCAACAAGTGGAGGGCTGATGAATTTCTTTTTTCATGAAAAAGAAGAGCTTAAAATGCCTGTTTTTCATGAACTCATTAAAAGAGCTGTGGGGCTTATTGCTTGGCAAAGGGTTGAGGAGGTAAAGCCTTATTATACTGAGGGCTTGATACATCTTAGCATACTTTTTAGAAGTGGAGTTTTGGAATTTGAAGGCAATCAATTAAAAGTTGATTTTTCTTTAAGATCTTATGAAAACTTTAAAGAAGAAATGATAAGAGTATATATCAAGCTTGCGAAATGCTATATGAAAAGGCTTGATGCTTGGGAGTTTTTAAAGCATTTTTGTAAATTTGAGGATCAAATTTTTCTTCCTCTTGATGAAAAGTGTGAAAAATTTGTAAAATATTATTATGATTTACATGAACAAATGGGCAATGAAATCGATGAAAGTGGAGAATTTGAAAAATATAAGGCTAAAATTGCATAA
- a CDS encoding HU family DNA-binding protein, whose product MTKADFISKVAQSSGLTKKDATAATDAVIATITEVLTKGDTISFIGFGTFSTAKRAARTARVPSTGKTIEVPATKVAKFKVGKNLKEAVAGVKAKKKK is encoded by the coding sequence ATGACTAAAGCAGATTTCATTTCAAAAGTTGCTCAATCTTCTGGGCTAACAAAAAAAGATGCTACTGCAGCAACTGATGCGGTTATTGCTACAATTACTGAGGTTTTAACTAAGGGTGATACAATCAGCTTCATCGGTTTTGGAACATTTTCAACAGCAAAAAGAGCTGCTAGAACAGCTAGAGTACCAAGTACAGGAAAAACTATCGAAGTTCCAGCTACTAAGGTTGCTAAATTTAAAGTAGGTAAAAACCTTAAAGAAGCTGTTGCTGGCGTTAAAGCTAAAAAGAAAAAATAA